In a genomic window of Lepisosteus oculatus isolate fLepOcu1 chromosome 5, fLepOcu1.hap2, whole genome shotgun sequence:
- the rps3 gene encoding small ribosomal subunit protein uS3 has protein sequence MAAQISKKRKFVADGIFKAELNEFLTRELAEDGYSGVEVRVTPTRTEIIILATRTQNVLGEKGRRIRELTAVVQKRFGFPENSVELYAEKVATRGLCAIAQAESLRYKLLGGLAVRRACYGVLRFIMESGAKGCEVVVSGKLRGQRAKSMKFVDGLMIHSGDPVNYYVDTAVRHVLLRQGVLGIKVKIMLPWDPTGKIGPKKPLPDHVSIVEPKDEVLPTTPISEQKGAKPEAPVMPQAGPVATA, from the exons tttgttgcagaCGGCATCTTTAAAGCTGAGCTGAATGAGTTCCTGACTCGCGAGCTTGCGGAGGATGGCTACTCCGGAGTGGAGGTGCGCGTCACCCCCACCAGAACAGAGATCATCATCCTCGCCACACG GACGCAGAACGTGCTTGGTGAGAAAGGCCGCCGCATTCGTGAGCTGACCGCTGTTGTTCAGAAGAGATTTGGATTCCCAGAGAACAGTGTTGAG CTTTATGCCGAGAAGGTTGCCACCAGGGGTCTGTGTGCCATCGCTCAGGCCGAGTCCTTGCGCTACAAGCTGCTGGGGGGGCTGGCAGTGCGTAG AGCCTGCTACGGTGTGCTGCGGTTCATCATGGAGAGTGGTGCAAAGGGCTGTGAGGTGGTGGTGTCTGGGAAGCTCAGAGGCCAGAGAGCCAAGTCCATGAAGTTTGTCGATGGGCTGATGATCCACAGTGGTGACCCTGTCAACTACTACGTTGACACAGCTGTCCGCCACGTCCTGCTTAGACAGG GTGTGCTGGGTATCAAGGTCAAGATCATGTTGCCTTGGGATCCCACCGGCAAGATCGGCCCCAAGAAGCCCCTTCCCGACCACGTCAGCATCGTGGAGCCCAAGGATGAGGTCCTGCCTACCACCCCCATTTCTGAGCAGAAGGGTGCCAAGCCCGAGGCCCCCGTTATGCCTCAGGCGGGTCCTGTTGCCACAGCATAA
- the kctd14 gene encoding BTB/POZ domain-containing protein KCTD14 — translation MNQSEYKSPGKQCTTNLQLHSPVVQLNVGGRLYSTSLGTLRRFPSSKLAEMFNGQPKLRTDAEGRYFIDRDGTHFRHVLEFLRTQRLPTENVPEVYKEALFYDIEPLAKQLEDSPQIFGEVVGRQQFLARVPNYRENLEVIIRIARAEAMAARHSSVIVSVLRTEEDSARYNDAINSLDADKESVVRFGPWKASPTAMDLLDCVKMDIEAKGYKISYQQHVADKGFRFKSYDFFYKFIFTWW, via the exons ATGAATCAATCCGAATATAAATCTCCAGGAAAGCAATGTACCACCAATTTGCAGTTG CATTCACCCGTTGTGCAGCTCAACGTTGGTGGCCGGCTGTACAGCACATCGCTGGGCACCCTGCGGAGGTTCCCCAGCTCGAAGCTGGCCGAGATGTTTAACGGGCAGCCCAAGCTCAGGACGGACGCCGAGGGACGCTACTTCATTGACCGCGATGGGACGCACTTCAGACACGTCCTGGAGTTCCTCCGCACCCAGCGGCTGCCCACCGAGAACGTGCCGGAAGTCTACAAGGAAGCCCTCTTCTACGACATCGAGCCCTTAGCCAAGCAGCTGGAGGACTCGCCGCAGATATTTGGGGAGGTGGTGGGCAGGCAGCAGTTCCTGGCCAGGGTGCCCAACTACCGGGAGAACCTGGAGGTGATCATCAGGATAGCGCGGGCGGAGGCCATGGCCGCTCGCCACTCCAGCGTCATCGTGAGCGTCTTGAGGACGGAGGAGGACTCTGCGCGGTACAACGACGCCATCAACAGCCTGGATGCCGATAAAGAATCGGTGGTGAGGTTCGGCCCTTGGAAAGCATCGCCTACCGCCATGGACCTGCTGGACTGTGTCAAAATGGACATCGAGGCCAAAGGCTACAAGATCAGTTACCAGCAGCACGTTGCGGACAAGGGATTCCGTTTCAAAAGCTACGACTTCTTCTACAAATTCATATTCACTTGGTGGTAG